The Anoplolepis gracilipes chromosome 17, ASM4749672v1, whole genome shotgun sequence genome window below encodes:
- the LOC140675219 gene encoding kinesin-like protein KIF13A isoform X2 — MASDKIKVAVRVRPFNRRELELGTQCVVEMTGQQTILQHPITMDKIDRNKPKTFAFDHCFYSLEPGTENFASQDVVFDALGRDILDNAFQGYNACIFAYGQTGSGKSYTMMGSGENKGIIPRLCDSLFDMIAKQQSSELTYKVEVSYMEIYNEKVHDLLDPKQNKQSLKVREHNVLGPYVDGLSQLAVTSFQDIDNLMAEGNKSRTVAATNMNSESSRSHAVFSVILTQTLTDSKSGVSGEKVSRMSLVDLAGSERAVKTGAVGDRLKEGSNINKSLTTLGLVISKLADQNSVNNNKKKDNFVPYRDSVLTWLLKDNLGGNSKTVMVATISPAADNYEETLSTLRYADRAKRIVNHAVVNEDPNARIIRELRQEVETLKEMLLHATGSIVGQQRTDITEKLSESERLMKEMSQTWEEKLVKTERLQHERQQALEKMGISVQASGIQVEKSKYYLVNLNDDPSLNELLVYYLKERTLVGGRSAKTEQDIQLHGLGILPEHCVITIEESGLYMTPLNGARCFVNGTQVVDKTLLQHGDRIVWGNHHFFRVNCPRSATAINSEPQTPAQNIDYNFAREELMLNELSNDPIQRAIARLEKQHEEDKQVALEKQRQEYERQFQQLRNILSPSTPYSPYVPYDPLRGSQSGKLPACTPTTQMRVEKWAQERDEMFKRSLGQLKTDILKANALVQEANFLAEEMGKQTKFSVTLQIPPNNLSPNRKSVFFQRGAFVSEPAILVKRANTGSQVWSMEKLENKLVDMREMYEDPHNYQRLSAIKDELPGKTQDPFYESQENHNLIGVANIFLEVLFHDVRLDYHTPIISQQGEVAGRLQVEISRISGQFPQDRICEAASESSADSTSSEPEDYSGGSSHITCRVTIKQATGLPLSLSHFVFCQYMFWGHPELIAVPPIVNAELPNSNCIIGQRDSLAFKFDHTKDFTVPITEEFMEHAAEGALSIEVWGHRSAGFSRSKPGWEVEQQQLAKARSLADRWSELTRKIELWVEIQELNEQGEYSPVEVAVKQDTCTGGIYQLRQGQQRRIQVRVKPVQNSGTLPIICQSILNIAVGSVSVRNRLQIPLDSYQDEDLSILREKWSDALMRRRQYLDQQIQKLINKQDKTEQDMEREQSLVDQWVSLTEERNAVLVPAAGSGIPGAPADWTPPAGMEPHIPVLFLDLNADDLSTHQSGEEVSVTGLNSILPKEHGNKFYNLPIIRHLEKDVCAIAAWDSSIHDNVHLNRVTDANERVFLILKTTVRLSHPAPMDLVLRKRLALNIYKRQSITDRIFKRIVRTDCLAQTGVTYEVVSNIPKASEELEDRESLAQIAASGEDNSLCDGETYIEKYTRGVSAVESILTLDRLRQSVAVKELLQAQGQPLMRKTASVPNFSQIMRFDTSMDSLNVTRSESVTDLNTELNGLPHPRRASIGHTRNDENFISAPPKPFGIGSILNSARPTFLNLNLNLNSLTRLQQSTSAKSSPNIVSSKLGPRMTTLHEETSNVGNQAFTPINDDDEEKSDADYSEYEAYQAPPKPVKPLTSSRTLDSLVELQSTKINTPSMSSSGYGSQAVSTTNLTSEDSISIKSISVDETPDLEYRNPIDNKKPEKMDSSLVEETPEEYLGEVNSALDNLDISQSACTEEYSKKNLEETATYVDTDIDSPISSTKSENETNSNVIHIETRKKSTHDQIFDDRRKSTVEISQASNSGDDSPTEGTSVVHTKLPPGKVVRRKKTCSGTGRPTSSQHRASFPMVRPQFSESKAAARLEQTLQPNMPYENGDNSSSERIDDDVSDKSSAFGSRHDLTRMETIVPDWVVVGESVLVRPYSYSGVIAYVGPTEFASGTWIGVELDAPTGKNDGAVNGHRYFSCRPKCGIFVKVDKLIQDRRGRALRSYTKQESAPAPSTLMRRSISKGEGLHSLHRSRSRGEGLSTAGTLRSFSRGK; from the exons AGCTGGAACTCGGTACGCAATGCGTCGTCGAGATGACAGGGCAGCAAACCATCTTACAGCATCCTATCACGATGGACAAAATCGATCG GAACAAGCCGAAAACTTTCGCTTTCGACCACTGTTTTTATTCCCTGGAACCTGGAACGGAGAATTTTGCGAGTCAAGATGTCGTTTTCGATGCCCTGGGTCGTGATATTTTGGATAATGCATTTCAGGGATACAACGCCTGTATATTTGCCTACGGACAAACCG GCTCCGGAAAGTCTTACACAATGATGGGTAGTGGCGAGAACAAAGGGATAATACCACGCTTGTGCGACAGTCTCTTTGACATGATAGCGAAGCAACAAAGTTCCGAGCTCACGTACAAGGTTGAGGTCTCGTACATGGAGATCTACAACGAGAAGGTGCACGATCTCTTGGATCCAAAACAAAACAAACAATCGCTCAAAGTCAGAGAGCACAATGTCCTGGGGCCCTACGTAGACGGACTTAGTCAATTGGCAGTTACTTCCTTTCAG GATATCGACAATCTTATGGCGGAGGGCAACAAGTCGCGGACCGTCGCTGCGACGAATATGAATTCCGAGAGCTCCCGTTCGCACGCCGTATTCTCGGTAATCCTCACGCAAACGTTAACCGATTCGAAAAGCGGGGTTAGCGGAGAAAAGGTCTCGCGGATGAGCTTGGTGGATTTAGCTGGAAGCGAAAGGGCTGTGAAAACTGGAGCAGTGGGTGATAGACTTAAAGAAGGAAGCAATATTAACAA GTCCCTAACGACGTTGGGTCTAGTCATTTCGAAATTGGCGGATCAGAATTCTGTCAACAACAACAAGAAGAAGGATAACTTTGTGCCGTATAGAGATTCAGTCCTTACATGGCTCTTGaag gaTAATCTTGGGGGCAACAGCAAAACTGTTATGGTGGCCACTATATCGCCGGCAGCGGACAATTATGAAGAAACGTTATCAACTCTCCGATATGCCGATAGAGCGAAGAGGATAGTCAATCATGCCGTGGTTAATGAAGATCCTAATGCCAGAATTATTCGTGAACTCAGACAAGAGGTCGAAACATTGAAGGAAATGTTGTTACACGCCACA GGATCTATTGTCGGCCAACAGCGTACAGACATTACGGAAAAGCTATCAGAATCAGAACGATTGATGAAGGAAATGTCACAGACATGGGAGGAGAAGCTAGTGAAAACCGAGAGATTACAACATGAGAGGCAGCAGGCTCTCGAAAAAATGGGGATAAGCGTACAAGCGTCCGGCATTCAAGTAGAAAAGAGCAAGTACTACTTGGTTAATTTAAACGATGATCCAAGTTTGAACGAGTTATTGGTTTATTACCTTAAG GAAAGGACTCTCGTAGGTGGTCGTTCGGCCAAGACAGAACAGGATATTCAATTGCACGGCTTGGGTATACTACCAGAACATTGTGTTATCACGATAGAAGAGTCAGGTCTGTACATGACGCCGTTGAATGGTGCTCGATGCTTTGTCAACGGTACGCAAGTCGTAGACAAGACTCTGTTACAACATGGCGATAGAATTGTTTGGGGAAATCATCATTTCTTCAGAGTCAACTGTCCAAGAAGCGCTACAG CAATCAATAGCGAACCGCAAACTCCCGCTCAGAATATCGACTACAACTTTGCCAGAGAGGAGCTTATGCTTAATGAACTTTCGAACGATCCAATTCAACGAGCAATTGCGAGGCTGGAGAAACAACACGAGGAAGATAAACAg GTCGCTCTTGAAAAGCAACGGCAGGAATATGAACGACAGTTTCAACAGCTGCGCAACATATTGTCTCCCTCTACGCCGTATTCGCCTTATGTACCATACGATCCTCTGAGAGGTAGTCAAAGCGGAAAGCTCCCGGCTTGTACACCAACGACGCAAATGCGCGTAGAGAAGTGGGCACAGGAGCGAGACGAGATGTTCAAGCGGAGTTTAGGTCAATTGAAGACCGACATTTTAAAAGCCAATGCGTTGGTACAGGAGGCTAATTTCCTCGCGGAGGAGATGGGCAAACAGACGAAATTTAGCGTCACCCTGCAAATTCCTCCAAATAATCTAAGTCCAAATAGAAAG AGTGTATTCTTTCAGCGGGGCGCGTTTGTCAGTGAGCCCGCAATTTTAGTGAAGAGAGCGAATACGGGTAGTCAAGTGTGGTCTATGGAAAaactagaaaataaattgGTCGATATGCGAGAAATGTACGAGGATCCTCACAATTATCAACGATTATCTGCGATTAAG gaCGAGTTGCCAGGAAAAACACAAGATCCATTTTATGAATCCCAGGAGAATCACAATCTTATCGGCGtcgcaaatattttcttagaaGTGCTATTCCATGACGTACGGTTAGATTATCACACTCCAATTATTAGTCAGCAAGGAGAGGTCGCTGGTCGACTGCAAGTCGAAATAAGTCGCATATCCGGGCAATTTCCTCAAGATCGGATTTGCGAGGCCGCTTCAGAATCTTCCGCGGACTCGACGTCCTCCGAACCGGAGGATTATTCCGGAGGATCTAGCCACATTACTTGTCGTGTAACAATAAAACAGGCCACCGGTTTACCGCTCTCGTTAAGCCATTTTGTGTTTTGTCAATATATGTTTTGGGGTCACCCAGAACTGATAGCCGTACCACCTATAGTAAACGCGGAATTACCTAACTCGAATTGCATCATCGGACAGAGAGATTCGTTGGCATTTAAGTTTGATCATACAAAGGATTTCACCGTACCAATTACGGAGGAATTTATGGAACATGCTGCAG AGGGAGCGTTGAGTATAGAGGTATGGGGCCATCGCAGCGCAGGTTTCTCACGTAGTAAACCTGGATGGGAAGTGGAGCAACAACAATTGGCGAAAGCTAGATCGCTCGCTGATCGATGGTCGGAATTAACGAGAAAGATCGAATTGTGGGTGGAGATACAAGAACTCAATGAGCAGGGAGAATATTCGCCCGTCGAAGTCGCAGTGAAGCAAGATACGTGTACAG GTGGCATTTATCAACTTCGGCAAGGCCAGCAACGTCGGATACAAGTACGAGTGAAACCGGTACAAAATTCCGGAACTCTGCCGATTATCTGTCAATCGATATTGAATATTGCCGTTGGGAGCGTATCCGTACGAAACCGACTGCAAATTCCATTAGATAGTTACCAAGATGAAGATCTGAGCATATTGAGAGAGAAGTGGAGCGATGCTTTAATGAGAAGACGACAGTATCTTGATCAACAAATTCAGAAACTCATTAATAAACaag ACAAAACGGAACAAGATATGGAGCGAGAACAAAGTCTAGTCGATCAGTGGGTTAGTCTTACAGAGGAACGAAATGCCGTTCTGGTTCCTGCGGCAGGCTCGGGTATTCCCGGTGCTCCTGCTGATTGGACTCCTCCTGCAGGAATGGAACCTCATATCCCCGTATTATTCCTCGATCTCAAcg CTGATGATCTCTCAACACATCAATCGGGAGAAGAAGTGTCAGTGACAGGATTGAACTCGATCCTACCTAAAGAACAtggaaacaaattttataatctaccGATCATTCGGCATTTGGAGAAAGACGTATGTGCCATCGCCGCTTGGGATTCCAGTATACATGACAACGTACATCTTAACAGAGTGACCGATG CAAACGAAAGAGTATTCTTAATCCTGAAGACGACCGTTCGCTTGTCACATCCGGCACCAATGGACCTTGTGCTGCGTAAAAGATTAGCTTTAAACATCTACAAGAGGCAGAGCATCACGGatagaattttcaagagaatcGTCCGAACTGATTGCTTAGCGCAAACCGGCGTCACCTATGAGGTAGTTTCAAACATACCAAAAGCGAGCGAAGAGCTAGAAGATCGCGAAAGCTTGGCGCAAATTGCTGCCAGTGGAGAAGATAATAGTTTATGCGACGGAGAAACATATATAG aaaaatatactcGCGGTGTGTCAGCTGTTGAAAGTATATTAACATTGGACCGATTACGACAAAGTGTCGCTGTAAAAGAATTGTTACAAGCACAAGGGCAGCCACTGATGCGGAAAACTGCGAGTGTTCCAAACTTCTCGCAG ATTATGAGATTCGACACGTCGATGGACTCGTTGAATGTTACTCGTTCGGAAAGCGTAACAGATCTTAATACAGAACTGAATGGTCTCCCACATCCGCGACGCGCGTCCATAGGTCACACGAGAAATGATGAAAATTTCATATCTGCACCGCCAAAGCCATTTGGAATTG GCTCCATTCTCAACTCAG CGAGACCAACTTTCCTGAATCTCAACCTGAATCTCAACTCATTGACACGTCTTCAACAGTCTACCTCTGCCAAGT CATCTCCAAATATAGTCAGTAGCAAACTGGGTCCTCGTATGACTACCTTGCATGAGGAAACGTCAAATGTTGGAAATCAAGCATTTACTCCCATCAATGACGATGACGAGGAGAAAAGCGACGCCGATTACTCTGAATATGAGGCATATCag GCTCCACCAAAACCGGTAAAGCCGTTAACTTCTTCACGCACACTGGATTCTTTGGTTGAGCTACAATCGACCAAGATCAACACGCCAAGTATGAGTAGTAGCGGTTACGGTTCTCAGGCTGTTTCCACGACAAATCTAACGTCGGAAGACTCCATTTCCATTAAATCCATCAGCGTGGACGAGACCCCGGATCTCGAGTATCGTAATCCTATCGATAACAAGAAACCTGAGAAGATGGATAGTTCCCTCGTTGAAGAAACGCCTGAAGAATATCTGGGCGAAGTAAACTCTGCGTTGGATAACTTGGATATCTCACAGAGCGCTTGCACAGAGG aatattctaaaaaaaatctagaagAGACGGCAACATACGTGGATACTGACATTGATAGCCCAATTTCTTCTACAAAGAGTGAAAATGAAACCAACAGTAACGTGATTCACATCGAAACTCGGAAGAAAAGCACACATGATCAGATTTTTGACGATAGGAGAAAAAGCACGGTGGAAATCAGTCAGGCATCTAATTCGGGAGATGATAGTCCCACGGAGGGGACCTCAGTCGTACATACCAAACTGCCACCCGGCAag gtCGTGCGAAGAAAAAAGACTTGTAGCGGTACTGGAAGGCCTACCAGTTCACAGCATAGAGCTTCGTTTCCTATGGTCCGTCCACAATTTTCCGAGAGTAAGGCTGCAGCACGTTTGGAACAAACGCTACAACCTAATATGCCATATGAAAACGGCGACAATAGTTCTTCGGAGAGAATCGACG ATGATGTCAGCGATAAAAGTTCGGCTTTTGGCTCAAGACACGATTTAACTCGAATGGAAACTATTGTACCAGATTGGGTCGTCGTTGGTGAATCAGTTTTGGTTCGTCCCTACAGTTATTCCGGAGTCATAGCATATGTCGGCCCTACAGAGTTTGCATCCGGAACTTGGATAGGAGTTGAACTTGACGCTCCAACTG GCAAGAATGATGGTGCTGTTAATGGTCACAGATATTTTAGTTGTAGACCAAAATGTGGTATATTTGTTAAAGTGGATAAGTTAATTCAAGATAGACGGGGACGAGCGCTTAGAAGTTACACCAAACAAGAATCTGCACCAGCACCATCCACGTTAATGCGCAGGAGCATTAGCAAGG GGGAAGGCTTACATTCCTTGCACCGAAGTCGCAGCCGAGGGGAAGGCCTCTCTACAGCAGGTACACTACGTTCTTTTTCACGCGGCAAATAA